One window from the genome of Myxococcales bacterium encodes:
- a CDS encoding CAP domain-containing protein: MLPACEWPSAGGPEPVPSNAYCQDVAAWPSVASGMEEDVFALVNARRAEGGTCGGEAFGPSAPLAYNGALICAARKHSKDMVTRGYFSHNSPDGDGPGERAAAAGFESAYVGENIAAGQQTPDHVMSSWMDSPGHCSNILNSPYNVIGIGVVDAHWTQVFGQQ; the protein is encoded by the coding sequence ATGTTGCCCGCTTGCGAGTGGCCATCGGCGGGCGGACCGGAGCCCGTGCCGAGCAACGCGTATTGCCAAGATGTCGCCGCGTGGCCCTCGGTGGCTAGCGGCATGGAAGAAGACGTCTTTGCGCTCGTCAATGCGCGCCGCGCCGAGGGTGGAACTTGCGGCGGCGAGGCCTTTGGGCCGTCGGCGCCATTGGCTTACAACGGCGCGCTGATCTGTGCGGCGCGCAAGCACAGCAAAGATATGGTCACGCGTGGCTATTTTAGTCACAACAGCCCCGATGGCGATGGTCCCGGTGAACGCGCCGCGGCGGCGGGCTTTGAGTCGGCCTATGTCGGCGAGAACATCGCGGCGGGCCAGCAAACTCCGGACCATGTCATGTCGTCGTGGATGGACAGTCCCGGGCATTGCTCGAACATCTTGAATTCGCCCTACAACGTCATCGGCATCGGCGTGGTGGATGCCCACTGGACCCAAGTGTTTGGCCAGCAATAG
- the hslV gene encoding ATP-dependent protease subunit HslV, producing MTLPKIRSTTVLAVRRGDNVVIGADGQVSFGNTIMKATAKKVRRIGDDKVLVGFAGSAADGMTLVDRLDTKLRELRGNLRRAAVELAKDWRSDRALRKLEAMLVVADREVLYVVSGAGDVIEPDDGVCAIGSGGPYALAAARALVQKTTLSPRETVETALGIAGDICVFTNRNLVIEELGHA from the coding sequence ATGACGCTGCCCAAGATTCGCTCAACCACCGTGCTGGCCGTTCGGCGCGGCGATAACGTCGTCATCGGCGCCGACGGCCAGGTCTCGTTTGGCAACACGATCATGAAGGCCACCGCCAAGAAGGTGCGGCGCATCGGCGACGACAAGGTGTTGGTCGGCTTTGCCGGCTCGGCGGCCGATGGCATGACGCTGGTCGACCGCCTCGACACCAAGCTGCGCGAGCTGCGCGGCAATCTGCGGCGCGCCGCGGTGGAGCTCGCCAAGGACTGGCGCAGCGATCGCGCCTTGCGCAAGCTCGAGGCCATGTTGGTCGTCGCCGATCGCGAGGTGCTTTATGTGGTTTCTGGCGCCGGCGACGTGATCGAACCCGATGATGGCGTGTGCGCCATTGGCTCGGGTGGGCCGTATGCGTTGGCCGCGGCGCGCGCCTTGGTGCAAAAGACCACGTTGTCACCGCGCGAAACCGTCGAGACCGCGCTTGGCATCGCCGGCGATATTTGCGTGTTTACCAATCGCAATCTGGTAATCGAGGAGCTCGGCCATGCGTGA
- the topA gene encoding type I DNA topoisomerase, producing the protein MATNETANKPKRKLVAVKVDELAVAATPTPEAATPKAKAKKPAAKAKVSKAKATAKPVAASDQAAATATPAPKAAKGGKFGKGRKKPAPEVDEHDDDFGKKAPARKKKVVPGSALVVVESPAKAKTIGKYLGAGYIVKASVGHVRDLPKSKTGVDVENGFEPEYVVMDGKKKVVAELRRAARDVETVYLASDPDREGEAIAWHIAEEMKGINDNIRRVLINEITKKGVTLALSKPGDIDMHKTDAQQARRILDRLVGYEISPILWNKVQRGLSAGRVQSVAVRLVCERDAEIAAFLPQEYWSVDCTVEAATPPPFEARIWRWLGEKAEPKTSAEAEAIATELRGGTAQVTSVDKKERKRKAQPPFITSKLQQDAARKLRYSAKRTMALAQRLYEGVELGVEGPIGLITYMRTDSTRVSDDALAAVRTYIGETYGVDYLPEQPLQYKQGGRAQDAHEAIRPTMMEWPPERVREALAANPEGAELTKIYTLIWQRFVASQMTSAVYDQTTIDITRGRAIVRATGQILKFAGYTRVYEVAETDDAKAEGAENADRLLPSLSEGDAVTLTVVRPEQHFTQPPPRFTEASLVKELEECGIGRPSTYAAIMSTIVDRGYVEKRENRFFPTELGILVNGLLVESFPEIVSVDFTAKMEADLDAVEDGSRDWRALLGEFYAPFKINLDQAKISMRDVKREEIATDFLCEKCGKNMVIKWGRNGSFLACQGYPECRTTKEVVKNLDGTYEIVPEATTDEVCENCGAPMAIKRGRFGTFLACTKYPDCKTTKPISLGVKCPREGCGGQVVEKRSRRGKPFFGCSFWSKTQCDFVSWDRPIPQPCPVCAAKFLVKKENKRSTMLRCMTCDWKSAEGEAEEGEEATPAA; encoded by the coding sequence ATGGCGACTAATGAAACTGCGAACAAACCCAAGCGAAAGCTAGTCGCCGTTAAGGTGGACGAGCTCGCCGTGGCGGCGACGCCAACGCCCGAGGCTGCGACGCCAAAGGCCAAGGCCAAGAAACCCGCAGCCAAGGCCAAGGTGAGCAAGGCCAAGGCGACGGCAAAGCCAGTGGCTGCGTCCGATCAGGCGGCGGCGACGGCGACACCAGCCCCAAAGGCGGCCAAGGGCGGCAAGTTCGGCAAAGGGCGCAAGAAGCCCGCACCCGAAGTTGACGAGCACGACGACGACTTTGGCAAGAAGGCGCCCGCGCGCAAGAAAAAAGTCGTCCCGGGTTCAGCGTTGGTCGTGGTTGAATCACCGGCCAAGGCCAAGACCATTGGCAAGTACCTTGGGGCCGGCTACATCGTTAAAGCCAGCGTCGGTCACGTTCGCGATTTGCCGAAGTCCAAGACCGGCGTCGACGTCGAAAATGGCTTTGAGCCCGAATACGTGGTGATGGACGGCAAGAAAAAGGTGGTTGCCGAGTTGCGCCGCGCCGCCCGCGATGTCGAGACCGTCTATCTCGCAAGCGATCCGGATCGCGAAGGGGAGGCGATCGCATGGCACATCGCGGAAGAGATGAAGGGGATCAACGACAATATCCGCCGCGTCCTCATCAACGAAATTACCAAAAAGGGCGTGACGCTCGCGCTCTCGAAGCCCGGCGACATCGATATGCATAAGACCGACGCGCAGCAAGCGCGGCGCATCTTGGACCGCCTCGTGGGTTATGAAATCAGCCCTATCTTGTGGAACAAGGTGCAGCGCGGCTTGTCGGCGGGGCGCGTGCAATCCGTCGCGGTGCGACTCGTATGCGAGCGCGATGCCGAAATTGCGGCGTTTTTACCGCAAGAGTATTGGTCGGTGGACTGCACGGTGGAGGCGGCCACCCCGCCGCCGTTTGAGGCGCGTATTTGGCGCTGGCTTGGCGAAAAGGCCGAGCCAAAAACCAGCGCCGAGGCCGAGGCCATCGCCACGGAATTGCGCGGTGGCACGGCGCAGGTAACGTCGGTCGACAAGAAAGAGCGCAAGCGCAAGGCGCAGCCGCCCTTCATCACGTCCAAGTTGCAGCAAGATGCGGCGCGCAAGCTCCGCTATTCGGCCAAGCGCACCATGGCGCTGGCGCAGCGCTTGTATGAAGGCGTCGAGCTTGGGGTCGAGGGGCCGATTGGTCTTATCACGTATATGCGGACCGACTCGACGCGGGTCTCTGACGACGCGTTGGCGGCCGTGCGCACGTACATCGGCGAGACCTATGGCGTCGACTATTTGCCGGAGCAGCCGCTGCAGTACAAGCAGGGCGGGCGGGCGCAAGACGCCCACGAGGCCATCCGGCCTACCATGATGGAGTGGCCGCCTGAGCGCGTGCGCGAGGCGCTGGCCGCCAACCCCGAGGGCGCCGAGCTGACCAAGATCTACACGCTTATCTGGCAGCGCTTCGTCGCCTCGCAGATGACCTCGGCCGTCTACGATCAGACCACCATCGACATCACGCGCGGCCGCGCCATCGTGCGCGCCACCGGCCAGATTTTGAAATTTGCGGGTTACACGCGCGTTTATGAGGTGGCCGAAACCGACGACGCCAAGGCCGAAGGCGCCGAAAACGCCGATCGCTTGTTGCCGTCGCTCTCCGAAGGCGATGCCGTGACGTTGACCGTGGTGCGCCCCGAACAGCACTTCACCCAGCCGCCGCCGCGCTTCACGGAAGCCTCGCTGGTTAAGGAGCTTGAGGAGTGCGGCATCGGTCGTCCGTCGACCTACGCGGCGATTATGTCGACGATCGTGGATCGCGGCTATGTGGAAAAACGCGAGAACCGCTTCTTCCCCACCGAGCTCGGCATCTTAGTCAACGGCCTCTTGGTCGAGTCGTTCCCCGAAATCGTAAGCGTCGATTTTACCGCGAAGATGGAGGCCGACCTCGATGCCGTCGAAGATGGCAGCCGCGACTGGCGGGCGCTGCTCGGCGAGTTCTACGCGCCGTTTAAGATCAACCTCGACCAGGCCAAGATCAGCATGCGCGACGTGAAGCGCGAAGAAATTGCCACCGATTTTCTGTGCGAAAAGTGCGGCAAGAACATGGTGATCAAGTGGGGGCGCAACGGGTCGTTCTTGGCCTGCCAGGGCTACCCCGAGTGCCGCACCACCAAGGAAGTGGTGAAAAACCTCGATGGCACCTACGAAATCGTGCCCGAGGCCACCACCGATGAGGTGTGCGAAAATTGCGGCGCGCCGATGGCAATCAAGCGCGGACGTTTTGGCACGTTCTTGGCGTGCACCAAGTATCCCGATTGTAAGACCACCAAGCCGATTTCGCTCGGCGTAAAATGTCCGCGCGAAGGCTGCGGCGGTCAAGTGGTCGAGAAACGCAGCCGGCGCGGCAAGCCATTTTTTGGCTGTTCGTTCTGGAGCAAGACGCAGTGCGATTTTGTTAGCTGGGATCGGCCGATTCCGCAGCCGTGTCCGGTGTGCGCGGCGAAGTTTCTGGTTAAAAAAGAAAACAAGCGCAGCACGATGCTTCGCTGCATGACCTGCGACTGGAAATCCGCCGAGGGCGAGGCTGAAGAGGGCGAAGAGGCCACGCCGGCCGCTTAG
- the ybgF gene encoding tol-pal system protein YbgF: MVRNARALFCALVAFVAMSCAAPSKSLRKENTVLAREVETLRADRRSSERKLRELRAEMLHERERRPLAPAPKAAGTSYVATPLADDSVTISNVAPDERVIDVLDDGTEIVYAGDAAKGTSVTLSGDALAQAPRGTAKVAVAPISATPSKPAPLPKVAAVVAAATPATPVAPLAVMPTTEVPVVIAASAPAPRKRAAPIVANWPSDPALWYQAALGELKQGRHDAAVEGLAALITKHPSHEFADNAQYWIGEAFYDRRQFEPALVAFQTTIARYPKGNKSADATLKAGLCMASLGDAARAAEYLRRVISLYPTSDSAAIARERLHKLMSTTPATVASSKATPPAASPPATSVRIP, translated from the coding sequence GTGGTGCGAAATGCTAGAGCCTTGTTCTGCGCGCTTGTGGCGTTCGTAGCCATGTCGTGCGCCGCGCCGTCGAAGTCGCTGCGCAAAGAAAACACCGTGCTCGCACGCGAAGTCGAAACCCTGCGGGCGGATCGCCGCAGCAGCGAGCGCAAGCTGCGCGAGCTGCGCGCGGAAATGCTGCACGAGCGCGAGCGCAGGCCGCTGGCCCCTGCACCCAAGGCGGCCGGCACGTCATACGTTGCCACGCCGCTCGCGGACGACTCGGTCACCATTAGCAACGTGGCGCCCGACGAGCGCGTAATCGATGTCCTCGATGATGGCACAGAGATCGTCTATGCCGGCGACGCCGCCAAGGGCACATCGGTGACGCTGTCGGGCGATGCGTTAGCGCAAGCGCCAAGAGGCACCGCCAAGGTTGCGGTTGCACCGATCTCTGCCACGCCGAGCAAGCCGGCACCGCTGCCGAAGGTTGCCGCGGTGGTGGCTGCCGCAACGCCCGCGACCCCGGTTGCGCCACTGGCCGTAATGCCGACCACCGAGGTCCCTGTGGTGATCGCCGCAAGCGCGCCCGCACCACGCAAGCGTGCCGCGCCGATCGTCGCCAATTGGCCAAGCGATCCGGCGCTTTGGTATCAGGCGGCCTTGGGAGAACTAAAACAGGGCCGCCACGATGCGGCCGTCGAAGGCCTAGCCGCCCTGATCACAAAGCATCCAAGCCACGAGTTTGCCGACAATGCGCAATACTGGATTGGCGAGGCGTTCTACGATCGTCGTCAGTTCGAGCCGGCGCTCGTGGCCTTTCAGACCACCATTGCGCGCTATCCAAAAGGCAACAAGTCGGCGGACGCCACGCTCAAAGCGGGGCTTTGCATGGCTAGCCTGGGCGACGCCGCACGCGCCGCGGAATACTTGCGGCGCGTCATAAGCCTTTATCCCACCAGCGATAGCGCCGCCATTGCGCGCGAGCGCCTGCACAAGCTGATGTCGACGACGCCGGCGACCGTGGCGTCGTCCAAGGCAACGCCACCGGCCGCGTCACCACCCGCAACGTCTGTGAGGATCCCGTGA
- the trmFO gene encoding methylenetetrahydrofolate--tRNA-(uracil(54)-C(5))-methyltransferase (FADH(2)-oxidizing) TrmFO: MATWHPDVVVVGGGLAGSEAAWQLANCGLKVALVESKPGSTSPAHQTPLLCELVCSNSFRSDEAGTPPGTLKRELRAAGSLVLAAADIHKVPAGSALAIERFGFGREVTLRLAMHPNIRIERRVLGAFPSVPTIMCTGPLTHGPLAREMMRALGGDKMYFYDAIAPIVAADSIDWDHAFRASRWDKHTDMKPGEADGAQERAGDVAAEPAGDYVNCPLSKDEYIALVEAISTGRTVTPKRFEQEKYFEGCLPIEVMAGRGLDVLRFGPMRPIGLTDPKTGRRPYAVVQLRPENRYQTAYNLVGYQTRLAYPEQARVFSIIPALRQAEFVRYGSIHRNTYIDAPRLLGPRFELRTTPNVRFAGLLTGVEGYIESTALGLLSAWLTAAELLGVVLPMPPPTTFLGALYGHVTRQRNPEDKHDRFVPTNVNFSLMPPLADDRFKKDKAGRKAAMAQRAADDLQTWLAAVPRVFAGAAAALAR; encoded by the coding sequence ATGGCAACCTGGCATCCCGATGTGGTGGTGGTTGGCGGCGGGCTGGCCGGCAGCGAGGCGGCGTGGCAGCTCGCGAACTGCGGGCTAAAGGTAGCCTTGGTCGAGAGCAAGCCGGGGAGCACCTCGCCGGCGCATCAGACGCCACTTCTATGCGAACTGGTGTGCAGCAATTCGTTTCGCTCGGATGAGGCGGGCACGCCGCCAGGCACGCTCAAGCGCGAGCTGCGGGCGGCGGGCTCCTTGGTGTTGGCGGCGGCCGATATCCATAAGGTGCCTGCGGGCTCGGCCTTGGCGATCGAACGCTTTGGCTTTGGCCGCGAGGTCACGCTGCGGCTGGCGATGCATCCCAATATTCGGATCGAGCGCCGCGTGCTCGGTGCCTTCCCCAGCGTGCCGACGATCATGTGTACGGGCCCGCTGACGCACGGCCCGCTGGCGCGCGAAATGATGCGGGCGCTGGGCGGCGACAAGATGTATTTCTATGATGCGATCGCCCCGATCGTCGCGGCCGATTCCATCGACTGGGACCACGCCTTTCGCGCGTCGCGGTGGGACAAGCATACGGATATGAAGCCTGGCGAGGCGGACGGCGCGCAGGAGCGCGCGGGCGATGTCGCGGCGGAGCCGGCGGGTGACTATGTTAATTGCCCGTTGTCCAAGGACGAATATATTGCGTTGGTAGAGGCAATTTCGACCGGCCGCACGGTGACGCCCAAGCGCTTTGAGCAAGAAAAATATTTCGAAGGCTGTTTGCCAATCGAGGTGATGGCGGGGCGAGGGCTCGACGTGCTGCGGTTTGGCCCGATGCGACCGATTGGGCTGACCGACCCGAAAACCGGACGACGCCCGTATGCGGTGGTGCAGCTGCGGCCCGAGAATCGCTATCAGACCGCCTATAACCTCGTCGGGTATCAAACGCGCCTGGCGTATCCGGAACAGGCGCGCGTCTTTTCGATCATCCCGGCGCTGCGCCAGGCAGAGTTCGTGCGGTATGGCTCGATTCACCGCAATACGTATATCGATGCGCCGCGCCTGCTTGGGCCGCGGTTTGAGTTGAGGACAACGCCTAATGTACGTTTTGCGGGGCTACTTACCGGCGTCGAAGGCTATATCGAATCGACCGCACTCGGGCTGCTGTCGGCGTGGCTCACCGCCGCCGAGCTGCTCGGGGTGGTCTTGCCGATGCCACCGCCAACGACGTTCTTGGGCGCGTTGTATGGCCACGTCACCCGGCAGCGCAATCCCGAGGACAAGCACGACCGGTTCGTGCCGACAAATGTCAACTTCAGCTTGATGCCGCCCCTGGCGGACGATCGCTTTAAGAAAGACAAGGCGGGGCGCAAGGCGGCGATGGCCCAGCGCGCCGCGGATGATTTGCAGACGTGGCTGGCCGCGGTGCCGCGCGTGTTTGCCGGTGCCGCCGCCGCGCTGGCGCGATAA
- a CDS encoding DNA-processing protein DprA: protein MNPVAISHIIYDAAASYPAKLRRLTPPPRTLWLRGTLENFNAISKAYRKIAIVGSRAALTADSAKASLLAAHVASLGGVVVSGGALGIDAAAHRGALSCGGATCVVLGCGIDITYPDRHAALFDAIAVRGAVLSQFAPGVTPKRGTFVRRNATIAALVDAVVIVGASLRSGALHTVAAAHELGVPVMAMPGAPGCDRLIATGKAISIQDGDELDVVCDGNYVLHTMPTQAETPMEVNEGAVLAAFQDATPRDEAWIIAAAGLAEEVVARALVALELQQLIEMVAPSKYRRVHKQVIRAVPRPAGQQVRRCHGD, encoded by the coding sequence GTGAACCCCGTCGCAATCTCGCACATTATATATGATGCAGCCGCGTCATATCCCGCGAAGCTGCGGCGCCTAACGCCGCCGCCACGCACGCTGTGGCTGCGCGGGACCCTTGAGAATTTCAACGCAATATCGAAGGCTTATCGCAAAATTGCGATCGTCGGTTCGCGCGCGGCGCTAACCGCGGATAGCGCCAAGGCCTCGCTGTTGGCGGCCCACGTCGCCAGCTTGGGCGGGGTGGTTGTCTCCGGCGGCGCGCTTGGCATTGACGCCGCGGCGCATCGCGGGGCCCTCTCTTGCGGTGGGGCAACCTGCGTGGTGCTTGGCTGCGGCATTGATATTACCTACCCTGATCGCCACGCCGCCCTGTTCGACGCCATCGCGGTACGCGGCGCAGTGTTGTCGCAATTTGCGCCAGGCGTGACGCCGAAGCGAGGCACCTTTGTTAGGCGCAACGCCACCATCGCGGCCTTGGTCGACGCCGTCGTCATCGTCGGTGCGTCGCTGCGGTCGGGCGCGCTTCATACTGTCGCCGCGGCCCATGAGCTAGGCGTGCCGGTGATGGCGATGCCGGGTGCCCCTGGCTGTGATCGGCTGATTGCCACCGGGAAGGCCATTTCGATTCAAGATGGCGACGAGCTAGATGTCGTCTGTGACGGCAACTACGTGCTGCATACGATGCCGACGCAGGCCGAGACGCCGATGGAGGTGAACGAGGGCGCCGTGCTGGCGGCGTTTCAAGATGCCACCCCGCGCGACGAAGCCTGGATCATCGCCGCGGCAGGGCTGGCGGAAGAGGTCGTGGCGCGCGCGCTGGTGGCGCTGGAGCTACAGCAATTAATCGAGATGGTGGCGCCGTCCAAGTATCGGCGCGTGCATAAGCAAGTGATACGAGCGGTTCCAAGGCCTGCGGGCCAGCAAGTGAGACGTTGTCATGGCGACTAA
- a CDS encoding LysM peptidoglycan-binding domain-containing protein: protein MKTLRIASFSLALAALPGVALAQIQPVTPGVPATPPAAPAAPPPAAPRPIVIPIGADGLPILQAAPEADSGFFYDDEVTGDQPEQEVHEGQTPDVHVVRTGDTLWDICGYYFNDSWQWPKVWGYNAQIKDAHWIYPGDAVRLLPEGASGAATTASGTTAAKPTGATSDSDVDAMAAATPGLPAKKFSVTLRQTAFVSEEALKTSMTITGSNDDKTLMVSNDEVYIKYDAAEPPTVGKVYSIFEVAKRVKHPGTGKQAGAYVTLLGDVEITSVRQDKFARGYLRRTTGAIERGAKIGPLARQFKTIDPVAAKTDLQGVIVAMFSQNELIGSGDVVFLDVGADAGLEVGNRMYVIRRGDMLRTSLDHAGINDKRYPARILGELVVVETGKTFAVAVVTLTMEELGVSDIVVTQTGQ, encoded by the coding sequence GTGAAAACACTGCGAATCGCATCTTTTAGCCTCGCCCTTGCCGCTTTGCCAGGCGTGGCGCTGGCGCAAATCCAACCGGTCACGCCCGGCGTGCCCGCCACGCCGCCGGCCGCCCCTGCCGCGCCCCCGCCCGCAGCACCGAGACCCATCGTAATTCCCATCGGCGCCGACGGCCTGCCTATCTTGCAAGCCGCGCCAGAGGCGGACTCGGGCTTTTTTTACGATGATGAGGTGACCGGCGATCAGCCCGAGCAAGAAGTGCATGAGGGGCAAACGCCTGACGTGCATGTTGTTCGCACCGGCGATACGCTGTGGGATATCTGCGGCTATTATTTTAATGACTCATGGCAGTGGCCCAAGGTGTGGGGCTACAACGCGCAAATTAAAGACGCCCATTGGATCTATCCCGGCGACGCGGTGCGGCTGTTGCCGGAAGGCGCGAGCGGCGCGGCGACCACGGCGAGCGGCACCACGGCGGCAAAGCCAACCGGCGCGACCAGCGACAGCGACGTCGATGCCATGGCGGCGGCAACGCCCGGGCTGCCAGCCAAAAAGTTTTCGGTCACCTTGCGCCAGACGGCCTTTGTTAGCGAAGAGGCGCTTAAGACCTCAATGACCATCACGGGCTCAAACGACGACAAGACGTTGATGGTGAGCAATGATGAGGTGTACATCAAGTATGACGCAGCCGAGCCGCCGACGGTTGGCAAGGTGTACAGCATCTTCGAAGTCGCCAAGCGGGTGAAGCACCCGGGGACGGGCAAGCAAGCGGGCGCCTACGTCACGCTGCTCGGTGACGTTGAGATCACGAGCGTTCGGCAAGATAAATTCGCGCGCGGCTATCTGCGGCGGACCACGGGCGCGATCGAACGCGGCGCCAAGATCGGGCCGCTCGCGCGCCAGTTCAAGACGATCGACCCGGTCGCCGCCAAGACGGACCTACAAGGCGTCATCGTCGCTATGTTTAGCCAGAACGAACTCATCGGGTCTGGCGACGTCGTGTTTCTCGACGTAGGGGCGGACGCTGGGCTTGAAGTCGGCAATCGCATGTACGTGATTCGCCGCGGCGACATGCTACGCACGAGCCTGGACCACGCCGGCATCAATGACAAACGCTATCCCGCGCGCATTTTAGGCGAGCTTGTGGTGGTCGAAACTGGCAAGACCTTTGCGGTCGCGGTGGTCACGCTGACGATGGAAGAGCTGGGGGTCAGCGACATCGTCGTTACCCAAACCGGACAATAG
- a CDS encoding tyrosine recombinase XerC: protein MTATLSWDAAADAFARYLGVERNYAKGTTEVYLRDVMALGQFYAEKHGGEPLLAWLDGPRIRGYLASLHGHNDAATVARKLSSIRAFCRYLAKRGVLADNPAAALVAPKRRRGLPRALDIDDAFALVEAPPQRGGPRGTPFIAARDVALLETLYGTGLRVSECCALQVTDIDRTRATLWMISVHRGKGGKSRVVPLHETAQRAVAAYLRLRGELTTPGKGPLFIGEGGGGMNSRAVQRLVAAYGLAVGVAARTTPHMLRHSFATHLLDGGVDLRAIQELLGHASLGSTQIYTKVSLEHLQSVYDQAHPKARRGARGTQAAVGAPLEQSTLVPQDATPERNDAAQDSLNHRAGRSARR, encoded by the coding sequence GTGACGGCTACGCTTTCCTGGGACGCGGCGGCAGATGCCTTTGCGCGCTATCTCGGCGTCGAGCGCAATTACGCCAAAGGGACCACTGAGGTCTATTTGCGCGACGTCATGGCGCTCGGGCAATTTTACGCCGAGAAGCACGGCGGCGAGCCGTTGCTGGCGTGGCTCGATGGCCCGCGAATTCGCGGCTACTTGGCGTCGCTGCACGGTCACAACGACGCCGCGACGGTGGCGCGCAAGCTGTCGAGCATTCGCGCATTTTGCCGGTACCTCGCCAAGCGCGGCGTGCTGGCGGATAATCCTGCCGCGGCGCTCGTGGCGCCCAAGCGCCGGCGTGGCCTGCCGCGCGCGCTGGATATCGATGATGCGTTTGCCTTGGTCGAGGCGCCGCCGCAGCGAGGCGGCCCGCGCGGCACGCCGTTTATCGCCGCACGTGACGTCGCGCTGCTCGAAACGCTTTACGGCACGGGGCTGCGGGTGTCGGAATGTTGCGCGCTGCAGGTGACCGACATCGACAGAACGCGCGCCACGCTGTGGATGATTTCGGTGCATCGCGGCAAGGGTGGCAAGAGCCGCGTCGTGCCACTGCATGAAACCGCCCAGCGCGCGGTGGCGGCGTATCTGCGCCTGCGCGGGGAGCTGACGACGCCTGGCAAGGGCCCGCTGTTTATTGGCGAGGGCGGGGGGGGGATGAATTCGCGCGCGGTGCAGCGGTTGGTCGCGGCGTACGGCCTCGCGGTGGGCGTGGCGGCGCGGACCACGCCGCACATGTTGCGGCACTCGTTCGCCACCCATTTGCTCGATGGCGGGGTGGATCTACGCGCGATCCAAGAATTGCTCGGTCACGCCAGCCTGGGTTCCACCCAAATCTATACCAAGGTTTCGCTCGAGCATTTACAGAGTGTTTACGACCAGGCGCATCCCAAGGCGCGGCGGGGGGCGCGTGGCACGCAGGCAGCCGTCGGCGCGCCCCTAGAGCAGTCGACATTGGTGCCGCAGGATGCTACCCCAGAGCGCAATGACGCTGCCCAAGATTCGCTCAACCACCGTGCTGGCCGTTCGGCGCGGCGATAA